AAGGACAGCGGTGCTTGCAGCCCGATCACGGCAACGCCCGCGACGCGCTCACCGGTAATGTGCGGATGCGCCGGCCACCAGATCGTGGTGCCCGGCACGCGCTCGAACTCGACGAGACGTGCGCGCGTCGTGCTCCAGATGCCGTGCAGCAGCGACAGCACGATTCCGAGGAAGGCGCCCTGCTGGATCGGCAGCACGATGATCAGTGCGGCGGTGGCGACGATCAACAGGAATTCGCTGAAGGACTGGCGGTAGATCGTGACGATCTGCCTGGTGCGGATGATCCGCAAGGCGACGAACAGCAGGATGCCGCCGAGTGCCGCGTCAGGCACATGGCGCAGCAGCCCCGTTCCGAACGCGAGCAGCAGCAGCACGATCGCCGCTGCCGCAAGGCCCGCGAGCTGCGACTGTCCGCCGGTCTCGGCGACGATACCCGTGCGCGGCGGGCTGGCATTGACCGGAAACGCACCGAACAGGCCCGACAGCACGCTGCCGGCGCCGGCGCCGAGGAAGTCGCGATCGACATCGGCGGGCTTGTCGGGATCGGACGGGAAGGATCGCGTGGTGGCCGCCGTCTGCACCATCACCACCACCGTCACCACGAAGGCGAGCGGCACCAGCCGCACCCAGAGCTCGGGTGCAAGCGCGGGGAAGGTCGGTCGCGGCAGCGTGCCCGGCACTGTGCCGACGACGCTGACGCCCTTGCTCTCGAGACCGAGTGCGATCGTGGCCAGCGTCGCGGCGACGAGCCCGATCAGCGCGCCCGGAATTTTGGCGCTGATCTTCTCGGAGATGAAGACCACAGCGAGTACGCCGAAGCCGATGCAGAACGTGATCGGATTGGTGCGGCCGATCTCGCTCGCGAGCACGCCGATGCGATCGAGCGTCGGGCCGCCAGGCGATTCCAGCCCCAGCACGCCCGGCAATTGCGATACGATGATGTGGACGGAGATGCCGGCAAGGAAGCCGACCATCACCGGCATCGACAAGAGGTTCGCGATGCCGCCGAGCCGAAACGCGCCGCCGGCGAGCATCATCGCACCGACCATCAAGGCGAGCGCGATCGCGAGGCCCTGATATTCAGGTGAGCCGGCAGTTGCCACTGCGGCAAGCCCGCCGGCGAAAATCGGCGTGATCGTGGAATCGGCGCCGCAGGACAGGAAGCGGTTGCCGCCGAGCAGAGCAAAGCCGAGCGAGCCCGCCACGAAGGCGAAGAAGCCGATCTGCGGTGCGAAGCCGCCGAGCCGCGCGGTCGCCATCTGCTCGGGGATCGCAATGGCCGCGAGGGTCAGCCCCGCCATGAGATCGCCGGGCAGGGCAAAGGACGCGAGCGAGCCGAACAGCGGCCATGAGCCTTTGGTTTGAGCGTCGTTTGGCATCGATGTCGAATCCCCGAAAGCGCGTGTCGGTCGATCAGACTACAGCATTTCCGCGTTCGAGGGCGGCAGATGATGCCAGAGCTCCGCCATCAACAGAAATGTCCGCAAGCGACGCTTGCGGACACTGGTCTCTATCGCAGTGCGGCGGTCTCAGTATCTGCCGCGATCGTTGTGATAATCGCCGCCACGGCCTCCGCCGCCCATGCCCATGCCGATGCCAATCCCGATGCCGATGCCTTGCATCACCGCGCCGGGGGGCGGGCCGGGAGGCGGCGCGTGCTCGACGACGACTTCGTCAGGCGGCGGCCGGCGTTTCGGCGGCGTGTTGACGACCTTGCGCTTGGGCGGTGTGTCGTCGACGCGCTTCTTGATCACGGGCGCAACCGCCGGGTTGATGGGCGTCGCCGGCGGCGTGGGTGCAGAGCACGGACAGGTCGGCGCCATGGCGACGGCGACCGGCACTGCAGCGGCGGCAACCGGCAGGGCATAATTGCGGTTCTGAACACGGAGCAGCAGCCGGCGCGCAGTCGCGGCGAGGTCGCTGTTGTCCCAGTTCGCCAGGTAAGCCTCGAAGGAGGCGCGGGTGTTGATCGCCACCGCACGGTCCCAGGCCAGCATCTGGCGCCGGCGCTCCAGCACCGAGCGCAGGCGTGGCGTGCGGACGTCCTGCGCGTAAAGCTCGATATAGGCTTGATACGCAGGGACGGTGTCGTCGGCGATCACGAGATCATAGGCGGTCTTGGCGTCCTTGCCCTGCAGATCCTTGCGCCAGTCCTCGACGCCGCGCGTGGCGCTGGCGAGCGCCATCGAATTCGCACCCGGAGCAGACGGCTGACCGCCGCTGCCGTCGCCGAAGAATTTGAAGTCGCTCGTCAGCGACGAGCTTTCCCAGGGGATCTGCCGACCATCGGTGGATTGCGCCACCGCGATGCGGATGCGCTTGAACACTTCCTCGATCGGCAAGTTCGGTTGCTTGGCGACGGTCAGCGCTGCCGTGGTGTAGGGGCTGTCGGCGCCATTGCCGTCCTCGGCTTCCGCACCGGGCGAGGTCGAGTACGAGATGAAAGAGCCCGGCGCGCCGGCCTTGGTGTCGACGATGGCCAGCCCGTGGCCCGCACCGCTGAGTGCCGGGAACGGATTGTTACGGCAGGCATCGAGCATGAAGATGCGCGCTCGCGTCGGCAGCGCGCCGAGCGTGTTGAGCAGATCGTTCAGCCGCACACCCTGCAACGGAATGTCGGCCTCGCGCTTGGGATCGAGATCGACGGGTACGAGATAGTTCTCGCCGTCGATCTGAAGACCGTGGCCGGCGTAGAACACCAGCGCGACGGTGTCGGCGCCGCTGGTGCCGACCTTGCCGGCGAAATCCGAGATCGCCTGACGCATCTCGTTCTGCGCGAGGTTCGGCGCCGCGGTGACGGCGAAGCCGGCATTGCCGAGCAGTTCGGCCATGCCCCTGGCGTCATTGGCGGCGTTGGGCAGTTCCGGCACCGTGCGATAGGCTGACTGGCCGATCACCAGCGCAAGCCGCGCTTCGGCCGCGGCCTGGGTCGGTGTCATCAACTGGGCGAAGGCAAGGAGGCCGGAGGCAAAGATCAGATTGCAAAGGACTGGACGGCGCATGGCGTCACCTCCATCGGCAATGGCGCGAGGATGTCACCTTTTCTAGTCGTCTGCCATTGCCCTGTCTGTGCGCTAGCTCACGCTCGAGCATGATCCGGCAAAGTGTGCTGCGGTTTTCCAAAGTTCGTGCCTAAACAACAACCTAAAGCGCGATGACCATTCGTCGTGCTTTAGGCGTGCGGCAAAATGGGGCAGGGGCCCTGCCTGAGCCGACGCGTTGCGCCGTGCGATGTCAGAATAGTCCGCGGTCCCAGGGTGTAACAGGTGCAAAGCGTGCGGCGAGGAAATCGATGAAGGCGCGCACCTTCGCCGGCGGCCGTCGATCGGGCAGGTAGACCGCATGCACCGCGGAGGATTGCATCTCCGGCTGGTCGAGCGGCAGCGCAACCAGCGTGCCGGCGCGCAAGTCATCGGCGACGATGAATGTCGGCTGACGTGCAAGGCCAAGGCCGGCCAGTGTTGCCGCGCGCAGCGCATCGCCATTGTTGGCACGCAGATTGCCGGAGACTTGAACACGGATCTCGCCGTCCGCGCCGAACAGCCATTCCGCCGCGCTTGCCTGCTGCGAGAGCGTGTAGCCAAGGCAATTATGTGCGGCGAGGTCGGCCACGCTGCGCGGCGTACCGTGCTTCGCGAGATAGGAAGGCGCGGCGCAGACGACGAGGCGGTTCGGCGCCAGCTTTCGCGCCACCATGCTGGAGTCGCGTAAGCGTCCGATACGGATGGCGAGGTCCCACCCTTCCTCGGCGAGATCGACGAGGCGATCATTGAGGCCAAGCTCGATCGTGACCTCAGGATGGCGCTCCGAGAAGTCCGCAATCAGTGGCGCGATCTGGCGCGTGCCGAACACGACGGGCACGTTGACCCGCAACGAACCGCGCGGCTCGACGCGCTCGCGCGCGACCGCGGCATCGGCCGTCTCCATGTCGGCGAGAATCCGCTCGGAGGATTCAAGATAGAGTCGACCGGCCTCGGTGATCGACAGCCGCCGCGTGGTGCGGTGGAACAGTTTGACGCCAAGCCGCAACTCCAGCGAGGCGACGTGCTTGGTCACCATGGTTTGCGACAGCCCCATCGCCCGGGCGGCGCCGGACAGGCTGCCGTTTGCCGCGACCTTGGCGAAGACTTCCAGGCTGGTCAGGCGGTCAAGCATCTATCTCACTCTAATGGTGTGAGGTATATTTCCAAAATAGCAGATTATCATTCCCCTGAGAATAGATCATTGATCGGCCAACAATGGAGACCGCTATGATCGATTCCCGTACCGCTCCCTACGCCGCGCTGGTGCTGCGCGTGACCCTGGGGGCGCTGTTCCTGGCCCATGCCAGCTTGAAACTGTTCGTTTTCACGCCCGCCGGGACTGCAAAGTTCTTCGGCAGCCTCGGCTTCCCGCCTGAACTCGCCTATCTCGTGATGACTGTGGAAGTTCTCAGCGGTATTGCCCTGATCCTCGGCGTCTGGACCCGCTATGCCGCGCTGGCCGGCATTCCCGTCCTGCTTGGCGCGATCTTCACGGTGCATGGTGCGGCCGGCTTTTTCTTCACCAACCCGAAGGGTGGCTGGGAATTTCCCGCGTTCTGGGCGATCGCGCTGGTCGCGCAGGCGCTGCTCGGCGACGGGGCCTTCGCACTGCGGCCCTCGCGCGATGTCGAGGCGGCGAGCGGACAGCTGAGCGTCGCGCCGTCGCGCTGATCCGCTCTATCGATGAAATGAAAGAGCTGCGGGATCTCGGTCCCGCAGCTTTTTGCTGCGCAGCCATCAATCTGCGTTCGGCATTGATCCATACCTGAATTGGATCGATCTGCGTCAATCTTGCATAGCCTTCGCTCGGCCGCGATGCGGCATGATCGAAAACATCGGCAAATATAGGCGTTCCGCTACGATCTGTGCCGTTGCGCCTGCCGCTCGCGCGCCCGCATCTCCCCGGCCGCAAGCCTTGCCTGCCCCGTCGCTTTGGCCATACAGTCCGCGCAACAGGCCGTGGCAACGACTGCGGCCAACGAACAATAAATATTGGGGAGAGACACCATGACCATCGTGCCCTTCAGCCGTCGCACGTTCATCAAGTCGTCGACGGCGGTGACCGCCGGCCTCGTGCTCTCTCCCGCCATCATCGGCCGCGCCGAAGCGGCAACGCTGAAGCTGAAATGCTCCTCCTCGCTGCCGAACGATCCCAAATTCGCCAACGGCCGCGTCTACTACGACAACCTCGTGAAGCAGATCAAAGCCAACGGCCTCGGCGAGCAGGTCGAGGTCGCCTTCTTCCCCGATAACCAGCTCGGTCAGGAAATCGACGTCATCAATTCGGTGAAGCTCGGCGTCATCGACCTCATGGTGTCGGGCTCGTCGATCTCGGCCAATCTCGTGCCGCTGGTCGGCACCTACGACCTCGGCTTTCTGTTCGCGAGCTTCCCGCAGCAGACCAAGGCGTTCGATGCCGGCGCCGCCAAGCCGATCGAGGACGCCCTGCTCAAGGGCAGCAACATCCGCATCATCGCCTGGGCCTATAATTTCGGCTCGCGCAGCGTGCTTGCGAAGAAGCCGGTGAAGACGCCGGAGGATCTCGCCGGACTCAAGATCCGCACGCTGCCCAATCCCGTCATCACGGAATGCCTGCGCCTGATGGGCGCGGCCGCAACCCCGCTGGCCTTCGGCGAAATCTACACGGCGTTGCAGGCCGGCGTGCTTGACGGCCTCGAGCACGATCCGCCGACGATTCTCGCCAGCAAGTTCTACGAGACGGCAAAATCCTACGCGCTGACCCAGCACAATTTCTCGCCGCTTGCGATCTACTTCAGCGACATGACCTTCAACCGCATGGATCCGAAGCTCCGTGAAGGCTTCCTCGACGCGGCGAAGAAGGCCGCGGTCGACACGCGCGCCCATGGGCTTGCGGTCGAGAAGGAGGCGCTGGCGGCTCTGACCGAGAAGGGCGTGACCGTGGCCGAATGCGACCGCGAGGCGTTCAAGAAGCGCGTGGCGCCCCAGATCGAGAACTTCATCAAGGCGCGGCCGGAATCCAAGGCCGTCATCGACATCATTCGCTCGACTCAAGCCTGAGATGGCCAAATCCGGGTTGGCCAGATCCGAGTTGACGGTGTCGGAAGCCGTGGCGCTCTCGGGCGGTCGACACGGGAGCATTGCGCTGCTGCTTCGTTGCAGCGACGCGATCGCGGCCATCTTGCTGGCCGCCGATCTCGCGGTCGTGTGCGGCTCCGTGCTGCTGCGCTTCTTCTTCAATGCGCCGGTCGAGTGGTCCGACGACGTCGCGCGCGGCTTGATGGTCGGATCGGCCTTCTTCGGCGCGGCGAGCGCGCTCGCGCGCGGCGAGAATGTCGGCGTGTCCTTCTTCCGCGATCTGCTGCCGGGGCAACTGCGTACGCTCGTCGATGCCGCGAGCGCGGTGCTCGTCGTGCTGATCTCCGGCTATGTCGCCTACAACGCGATCAAGCTGGGATCGCTGACATCAGGACAGACCACCGGCTCGGGCCTGCCGCTGGAGCTCACCTTCTACCCGATGGGGATCGGCGCGCTGTTCATGACGGTGTTCGCGATCGATCACCTCTGCGCCAGGCCGCTTCCTGACATTGCAAGGGGGCTCGCTGCGGTCGCCGTCGTGACCGCCCTCTATCTCGCCTGGGATCATCTCTCTCCGTCATCGGTGCCGTCGGCGGGCGCGCTGATGCTGGTCGGCTTCTTCGCGACGTTGTTCGGCGGTCTGCCGATCGGCTTCGCGCTGGCGCTGGCCGCGCTGATCTTCATCTGGGTCGAGGGGGCGCTGCCCGGTGTCATCTTCGCCCAGCAGATGGCGCGCGGCATCGACAATTTCGTGCTGCTGGCGATCCCGTTCTTCATCCTGGTCGGCTACCTCATGGAAGCCAACGGCATGTCGGTGCGATTGATCGAGCTGTTGCAGCGTGCGGTCGGCCGCATGCGCGGCGGCCTGAACGTCGTGATGGTGGCATCGATGGTGCTGTTCTCCGGCATCTCAGGCTCGAAGATGGCCGATGTCGCGGCCGTCGGCTCCGTGCTGATCCCGGCGGCGCGCCGCTCGAAGCAGAATCCGGGCAGCGCGGTGGCATTGCTCGCGGCGTCCGCGGTGATGGCGGAAACGATCCCTCCGTGCATCAATCTGATCATCCTGGGCTTCGTCGCAAACCTCTCGATCGGCGGCCTGTTCATGGCGGGGCTGCTGCCGGCGGCGCTGATGGCGGCGGTGCTGATCGCCTTCTCCATCATCTTCGGCAAGACGCCTGACGACGCCGAGGAGGTCGAGCCGCAGGTTCCGGTGTCGGGCCTGTGGAGCGGTGCGGTCGCCTCGTTTGGTCTGATCTTCATGATCTTCTTCGGCTTCAAGAGCGGCTTTGCGACGGCCACGGAAATCTCGGCCTTTGCGGTCGCCTACGCGCTCGTGGTCGGCAGCGTCGTGTTTCGCGAGCTCAGCTTCAGATCGGCCGCGCATAGTTTCGTGCAGGCGGCGACGCGTGCCGGGCTGGTGCTGTTCATCGTCGCCGCCGCGCAGTCGCTGGCCTTCACGCTGACCTTGCAGCAGGTGCCGCATGCGGTCGGCGACTTCATGCTGGGACTTTCCAAGACGAGCGGAACCTGGCTGTTCATCCTGCTCGCCATCGCCGTGCTGATCGTGATGGGCTCGGTGCTGGAGGGCGCGGCCGCGCTGATCATCTTCGGGCCGTTGCTGTTGCCGGTCGCGGTGCAGCTCGGCATCGATCCCCTGCATTTCGGCGTCGTGCTTGTCATCGCGATGGGCGTCGGCCTGTTCGCGCCGCCGCTCGGGCTTGGCCTCTACGGCGCCTGCCTGATCGGCAACGTGCCGATCGAGCAGACGGTGAAGCCGATCCTGGGCTATCTCGGCCTGTTGTTCCTCTGCCTGCTCGTCATCGCCTTCGTGCCGTGGCTGAGCACCGCGTTGCCGCGCGCATTCGGCTACTGAGGGAGTGTTGCCGTGAAAGTCCTGCTGGCTCATACGCCGGAGATGCGTCGCAATTATTACGGCGATCGCAGCCTGAATGGCCTGCGTGCGATTGCCGACGTGATCCTGCACGAGGGCGATCAGGCGCTGGATTCCGCGAGCCTCGTCAGTGCTGCGAAGGACGCCGACATAATTGTCGCCGATCGCATGACCGAAGGCCGCGGCGAGATTTTTGCGCAATTGCCGCGCCTGCGTGCCTTCGTTCGCTGTGCCGTCGATATCAGGAACGTCGATGTCGATGCCGCCTCGCAAGCCGGCGTGCTGGTGACGCGTGCCGGTCCCGGCTTCGTGCAGGCAGTCGCCGAGCTCGCGGTCGGCTTCATGGTCGATCTCTCCCGCGGCGTGTCGCGGGCCACCGCCGACTACCAGGCCGGCCGCAAGCCGGAGGCGCGGATGGGCCGCCAGCTCGCCGGCAGCACGATCGGCATCATCGGCTATGGCAGCATCGGGCGATATCTCGCCGAGATCGCCAAGGTGATGCGTATGGAAGTGCTGGTCTCCGATCCCTTCGCGACCGTTGCCGACGGCGCCATCAGGCAGGTCACGCTCGATGAGCTCCTGGCCGCATCGGACTACGTCGTCTGCCTCGCCATCGCCAACGAGCAGACCGAGAAACTGATCGGGGAGGCGGCGCTGGCGCGCATGCGGAAGCAAGCCGTCTTCATCAACCTGTCGCGCGGCAATCTCGTCGACGAAGCCGCGCTCGCGAAGGCGTTGCTGGAGAACCGCATCGCCGGTGCTGCGATGGATGTCGGCCGCGCACCCGACCAGATGCCGACGCCGGAGCTGGCAAAGCTGACCAACGTCGTCGCCACGCCGCATGTCGGCGGGCTGACGCCGCAGGCGATCGAATATCAGTCGCTGGAAACCGTGCGGCAGGTCGAGGCGATCATCAAGGGCGAGGCCCCGCAGGGCGCCGTCAACGCCGAGCGCTGGACGCGGCGGCCGTGAACTGTCCTACAGCCG
The genomic region above belongs to Bradyrhizobium sp. CCBAU 53338 and contains:
- a CDS encoding LysR family transcriptional regulator gives rise to the protein MLDRLTSLEVFAKVAANGSLSGAARAMGLSQTMVTKHVASLELRLGVKLFHRTTRRLSITEAGRLYLESSERILADMETADAAVARERVEPRGSLRVNVPVVFGTRQIAPLIADFSERHPEVTIELGLNDRLVDLAEEGWDLAIRIGRLRDSSMVARKLAPNRLVVCAAPSYLAKHGTPRSVADLAAHNCLGYTLSQQASAAEWLFGADGEIRVQVSGNLRANNGDALRAATLAGLGLARQPTFIVADDLRAGTLVALPLDQPEMQSSAVHAVYLPDRRPPAKVRAFIDFLAARFAPVTPWDRGLF
- a CDS encoding TRAP transporter large permease subunit, giving the protein MAKSGLARSELTVSEAVALSGGRHGSIALLLRCSDAIAAILLAADLAVVCGSVLLRFFFNAPVEWSDDVARGLMVGSAFFGAASALARGENVGVSFFRDLLPGQLRTLVDAASAVLVVLISGYVAYNAIKLGSLTSGQTTGSGLPLELTFYPMGIGALFMTVFAIDHLCARPLPDIARGLAAVAVVTALYLAWDHLSPSSVPSAGALMLVGFFATLFGGLPIGFALALAALIFIWVEGALPGVIFAQQMARGIDNFVLLAIPFFILVGYLMEANGMSVRLIELLQRAVGRMRGGLNVVMVASMVLFSGISGSKMADVAAVGSVLIPAARRSKQNPGSAVALLAASAVMAETIPPCINLIILGFVANLSIGGLFMAGLLPAALMAAVLIAFSIIFGKTPDDAEEVEPQVPVSGLWSGAVASFGLIFMIFFGFKSGFATATEISAFAVAYALVVGSVVFRELSFRSAAHSFVQAATRAGLVLFIVAAAQSLAFTLTLQQVPHAVGDFMLGLSKTSGTWLFILLAIAVLIVMGSVLEGAAALIIFGPLLLPVAVQLGIDPLHFGVVLVIAMGVGLFAPPLGLGLYGACLIGNVPIEQTVKPILGYLGLLFLCLLVIAFVPWLSTALPRAFGY
- a CDS encoding caspase family protein; amino-acid sequence: MRRPVLCNLIFASGLLAFAQLMTPTQAAAEARLALVIGQSAYRTVPELPNAANDARGMAELLGNAGFAVTAAPNLAQNEMRQAISDFAGKVGTSGADTVALVFYAGHGLQIDGENYLVPVDLDPKREADIPLQGVRLNDLLNTLGALPTRARIFMLDACRNNPFPALSGAGHGLAIVDTKAGAPGSFISYSTSPGAEAEDGNGADSPYTTAALTVAKQPNLPIEEVFKRIRIAVAQSTDGRQIPWESSSLTSDFKFFGDGSGGQPSAPGANSMALASATRGVEDWRKDLQGKDAKTAYDLVIADDTVPAYQAYIELYAQDVRTPRLRSVLERRRQMLAWDRAVAINTRASFEAYLANWDNSDLAATARRLLLRVQNRNYALPVAAAAVPVAVAMAPTCPCSAPTPPATPINPAVAPVIKKRVDDTPPKRKVVNTPPKRRPPPDEVVVEHAPPPGPPPGAVMQGIGIGIGIGMGMGGGGRGGDYHNDRGRY
- a CDS encoding hydroxyacid dehydrogenase, which codes for MKVLLAHTPEMRRNYYGDRSLNGLRAIADVILHEGDQALDSASLVSAAKDADIIVADRMTEGRGEIFAQLPRLRAFVRCAVDIRNVDVDAASQAGVLVTRAGPGFVQAVAELAVGFMVDLSRGVSRATADYQAGRKPEARMGRQLAGSTIGIIGYGSIGRYLAEIAKVMRMEVLVSDPFATVADGAIRQVTLDELLAASDYVVCLAIANEQTEKLIGEAALARMRKQAVFINLSRGNLVDEAALAKALLENRIAGAAMDVGRAPDQMPTPELAKLTNVVATPHVGGLTPQAIEYQSLETVRQVEAIIKGEAPQGAVNAERWTRRP
- a CDS encoding TRAP transporter substrate-binding protein — protein: MTIVPFSRRTFIKSSTAVTAGLVLSPAIIGRAEAATLKLKCSSSLPNDPKFANGRVYYDNLVKQIKANGLGEQVEVAFFPDNQLGQEIDVINSVKLGVIDLMVSGSSISANLVPLVGTYDLGFLFASFPQQTKAFDAGAAKPIEDALLKGSNIRIIAWAYNFGSRSVLAKKPVKTPEDLAGLKIRTLPNPVITECLRLMGAAATPLAFGEIYTALQAGVLDGLEHDPPTILASKFYETAKSYALTQHNFSPLAIYFSDMTFNRMDPKLREGFLDAAKKAAVDTRAHGLAVEKEALAALTEKGVTVAECDREAFKKRVAPQIENFIKARPESKAVIDIIRSTQA
- a CDS encoding SulP family inorganic anion transporter, which gives rise to MPNDAQTKGSWPLFGSLASFALPGDLMAGLTLAAIAIPEQMATARLGGFAPQIGFFAFVAGSLGFALLGGNRFLSCGADSTITPIFAGGLAAVATAGSPEYQGLAIALALMVGAMMLAGGAFRLGGIANLLSMPVMVGFLAGISVHIIVSQLPGVLGLESPGGPTLDRIGVLASEIGRTNPITFCIGFGVLAVVFISEKISAKIPGALIGLVAATLATIALGLESKGVSVVGTVPGTLPRPTFPALAPELWVRLVPLAFVVTVVVMVQTAATTRSFPSDPDKPADVDRDFLGAGAGSVLSGLFGAFPVNASPPRTGIVAETGGQSQLAGLAAAAIVLLLLAFGTGLLRHVPDAALGGILLFVALRIIRTRQIVTIYRQSFSEFLLIVATAALIIVLPIQQGAFLGIVLSLLHGIWSTTRARLVEFERVPGTTIWWPAHPHITGERVAGVAVIGLQAPLSFLNAPGFRSDVTKVLSTTTPQLLILEASGMVEIDFTAAQILLEVFKVCNAQGITVALARLESVRAQDAFERFELFDVLPKEHVFHSVDEAVHRLAK
- a CDS encoding DoxX family protein translates to MIDSRTAPYAALVLRVTLGALFLAHASLKLFVFTPAGTAKFFGSLGFPPELAYLVMTVEVLSGIALILGVWTRYAALAGIPVLLGAIFTVHGAAGFFFTNPKGGWEFPAFWAIALVAQALLGDGAFALRPSRDVEAASGQLSVAPSR